The proteins below come from a single Synergistaceae bacterium genomic window:
- the cobA gene encoding uroporphyrinogen-III C-methyltransferase: MNVYIIGAGPGDPSLLTVRAQEILKRAEIVIYDRLVSDGILAMIPENAELIDAGKSSSSHKLSQREIESLIIKLAKTGKIIIRLKGGDPFLFGRGGEEAGALINAGIDFELVPGLSSALCVPEWAGIPVTHRDFCSGLNIFTAHDKYNMLPDFDNTTKIFLMGVANSENLQEKLLLDNKLNPDTCCAVIENGTISKQRIIRTELKNLHSAIIANNIMPPAVIIIGQTAKLNLNMREKLPLHNKRIIITRPAGRSEGLAELLRDSGAEIILLPTIKTSIIYNSLTNKNLGGYDWAGFTSVTGVNALFEILRESKRDIRELGSAKIAAIGQATANALESHGLKVDFMPEIYDCEHLARGLTSQNKILMFRALNGSPEIAKIFDSNNINYDEICIYRIDYVKLKHVPEYADFIIFTSASTVRGFIMNTNKFREVKAICIGQQTAGEAIKAGFMNIEISKQAEIKSIYDCIMACL; the protein is encoded by the coding sequence CTAAAACGTGCTGAAATAGTCATATATGATAGACTCGTTAGTGATGGAATTCTTGCAATGATTCCGGAAAATGCAGAATTAATTGACGCGGGCAAATCTTCAAGTTCTCATAAATTATCACAGCGCGAAATTGAATCACTAATCATAAAACTTGCTAAAACTGGCAAAATTATAATCAGGCTCAAAGGGGGCGACCCTTTTTTATTTGGACGGGGCGGAGAAGAGGCCGGCGCGCTGATAAATGCGGGAATTGATTTCGAACTGGTGCCGGGCTTAAGTTCTGCGCTTTGTGTACCTGAATGGGCGGGAATTCCTGTAACTCATAGAGATTTCTGCTCAGGCCTGAATATTTTCACCGCTCATGATAAATATAATATGCTGCCTGATTTTGATAACACGACTAAAATTTTTTTAATGGGAGTAGCTAACTCTGAAAATTTGCAGGAAAAATTATTACTTGATAACAAATTAAATCCTGATACGTGCTGTGCTGTAATAGAAAACGGGACAATTTCAAAGCAGAGAATCATACGCACTGAATTAAAAAATTTGCACTCTGCTATAATCGCAAATAATATAATGCCTCCTGCTGTAATAATAATAGGCCAGACAGCAAAATTAAATCTCAATATGCGCGAAAAATTACCCCTTCACAATAAACGCATAATCATAACAAGACCGGCCGGACGTTCTGAAGGTTTAGCGGAATTATTACGGGACTCGGGAGCTGAAATTATTTTATTGCCGACTATAAAAACTAGCATAATATATAATTCTCTCACAAATAAAAATTTAGGCGGCTATGACTGGGCAGGCTTCACGAGCGTTACAGGTGTTAATGCATTATTTGAGATTTTGCGGGAATCTAAGCGCGATATAAGAGAATTAGGCAGCGCGAAAATTGCGGCAATAGGTCAGGCAACTGCAAACGCTTTAGAGTCCCACGGCCTAAAAGTTGATTTTATGCCTGAAATTTATGACTGCGAACACTTAGCACGCGGCTTAACGAGTCAAAATAAAATCTTAATGTTCAGGGCGTTAAACGGATCTCCGGAAATTGCGAAAATCTTTGACTCAAATAATATAAATTATGACGAGATTTGCATTTATAGAATCGATTACGTAAAATTAAAACATGTTCCGGAATATGCAGACTTTATAATATTTACTAGTGCTTCAACTGTGAGAGGCTTTATCATGAATACTAATAAATTTCGTGAAGTAAAAGCTATTTGTATAGGACAGCAGACAGCAGGCGAGGCAATAAAAGCAGGTTTCATGAATATAGAAATCTCAAAGCAGGCTGAAATAAAATCTATTTATGATTGTATTATGGCTTGCTTGTGA
- a CDS encoding alpha/beta hydrolase yields MRKILLALLILFVSCSSLYAGEVKKFDSKILDVELKTNAITLYENIPFAQGFAQGVLTYSLTMDILQPAGKNPLPLIVYVTGGGFIMAPKNNWIQQRMRLAESGYVVASIEYRNAPLAKFPQPLQDVKAAIRWLRAHAGQFNIDADRVGILGNSAGGYLSSFVGLTNGMKEFEAGDFLDYSSDVKCAANIFGITDVRNIGMDYDTENQKGHASAGSTEALWVLGTSTFGGKDGGVLAHPEESAKASPVEYASEKSAPMLFMHGDADKLVSPGQTDLLFQALKSKGVETERYIVKNAAHGGPYWVQEPVIKIMIDFFDKYLKK; encoded by the coding sequence ATGCGTAAAATTTTATTAGCTCTATTAATATTATTCGTGTCATGTTCGAGTTTATATGCTGGAGAAGTCAAGAAATTTGACAGCAAGATTCTTGATGTCGAACTCAAGACAAACGCAATCACTCTTTACGAAAATATTCCCTTTGCTCAGGGATTCGCACAAGGTGTATTAACTTATTCGCTAACTATGGACATTCTCCAGCCAGCCGGTAAAAATCCCTTGCCATTAATAGTATATGTAACAGGGGGCGGCTTTATAATGGCTCCAAAAAATAACTGGATTCAGCAAAGAATGAGACTCGCCGAGTCCGGTTATGTCGTAGCAAGCATTGAATATCGTAATGCACCTCTCGCAAAATTCCCTCAGCCATTGCAGGACGTGAAAGCTGCTATAAGGTGGCTGCGTGCTCATGCGGGACAATTTAATATTGATGCTGACAGAGTAGGAATCTTAGGCAACAGCGCGGGCGGTTATCTGTCTTCATTCGTGGGACTAACTAACGGCATGAAGGAATTTGAGGCGGGAGATTTTCTTGATTATTCGAGCGATGTTAAATGCGCCGCAAATATATTCGGAATCACGGACGTTAGAAATATCGGCATGGATTATGACACAGAGAATCAGAAAGGCCACGCATCAGCCGGATCAACTGAAGCATTATGGGTGTTGGGAACTTCTACATTCGGGGGCAAGGACGGGGGAGTGTTAGCTCATCCTGAAGAGTCAGCAAAAGCAAGCCCTGTAGAATATGCCAGCGAGAAATCAGCACCTATGTTATTTATGCACGGGGACGCAGATAAACTTGTTTCACCGGGTCAGACAGATTTATTATTTCAGGCTTTGAAGTCAAAAGGTGTCGAGACTGAAAGATATATCGTGAAAAACGCTGCACACGGAGGGCCGTACTGGGTTCAAGAGCCGGTCATAAAAATTATGATTGACTTCTTTGATAAATATCTCAAGAAATAA